The following coding sequences are from one Nonlabens arenilitoris window:
- a CDS encoding zinc-dependent peptidase, with the protein MAPYAFAAVAVGFLFFFGHLILRRLQHKKDFIWNRQPFTYRRLPLSRKRLLETYPFYLKLSKKYQRQFEHRMAAFIKDKDFRHRYENQVSDAQVTYSAAVAIQLSFGRANYLYSMLNTVLFFPQAFQSPTNEAMHKGEYNPRAKVLALSWEDFLTGMAIDNDNLHLGLHELMHVMHFESKHSTDVDSARFHKYEQKILRHIMNPEVRQKLDDTKYFRAYAFTNEYEFLSVLTEYFFESPADFKSGFPVLFNYLKTALLYKDEWIFEN; encoded by the coding sequence ATGGCTCCATACGCATTTGCGGCAGTTGCTGTTGGATTCTTATTTTTCTTTGGTCATCTTATTTTACGCAGGTTACAGCACAAAAAAGACTTTATATGGAATAGACAGCCATTTACGTATCGCAGGTTACCGCTTTCGCGAAAGCGTCTACTAGAAACCTATCCTTTTTATTTAAAGCTATCTAAAAAATACCAGCGACAGTTTGAACATCGCATGGCAGCCTTTATAAAAGATAAAGATTTCAGACATCGATATGAAAATCAAGTATCTGATGCACAGGTTACCTATAGCGCGGCAGTAGCGATACAATTAAGTTTTGGCAGGGCAAATTATTTGTACAGTATGTTGAATACGGTACTGTTTTTCCCACAGGCATTCCAAAGCCCAACTAACGAAGCTATGCACAAAGGTGAATACAATCCTCGTGCTAAAGTCCTTGCTCTATCCTGGGAAGATTTTTTAACAGGTATGGCAATCGATAATGATAATCTTCACCTGGGATTGCATGAATTAATGCACGTTATGCATTTTGAAAGTAAACATAGTACAGATGTAGATTCTGCTAGATTCCATAAATATGAGCAAAAGATATTGCGACATATTATGAATCCTGAAGTGAGACAAAAGTTAGATGATACTAAATACTTTAGAGCATATGCATTTACAAATGAGTATGAATTTCTATCTGTACTTACAGAATACTTCTTTGAATCTCCAGCCGATTTTAAATCTGGTTTCCCAGTATTGTTCAATTATTTGAAAACAGCCTTACTTTATAAGGACGAGTGGATTTTTGAAAATTAA
- a CDS encoding Bax inhibitor-1/YccA family protein, protein MDHNNISSYQPLIAASDDTRVAFYKRTYAHVALAVLLFIVVESIFLRIEPLVEFALSMTQGWRWLLILGGFMLATNYAENIAHKSHDKTKQYLALLLYVIAEAFIFLPMIWIAIAYSGGSMNIFDNSIINQAAVMTLALFTGLSAIVLFTKKDFSFLRNILMVGFFIALGLIVAGMIFGFNLGLAFSAGMVVLAAGSILYQTSNLVHKYSTDQHVGASLGLFASLMLLFWYLLSIFSRD, encoded by the coding sequence ATGGATCATAACAATATTTCTTCATATCAACCACTTATCGCAGCTAGTGATGATACTAGAGTAGCTTTCTATAAACGTACTTATGCACACGTTGCTCTAGCCGTTTTACTTTTTATAGTTGTAGAATCTATTTTTTTACGTATTGAGCCACTAGTAGAATTTGCCTTATCTATGACTCAAGGATGGCGATGGTTACTTATTCTAGGTGGATTTATGTTAGCGACTAACTATGCCGAAAATATAGCCCATAAATCACATGATAAGACTAAACAATACCTTGCATTATTGTTATATGTCATCGCAGAAGCTTTTATCTTTTTACCTATGATATGGATTGCTATTGCTTACTCTGGTGGTAGTATGAATATATTTGACAATTCTATCATTAATCAAGCAGCTGTAATGACTCTAGCTTTATTTACAGGCTTGAGTGCTATCGTATTATTTACAAAAAAAGATTTCAGCTTTTTGCGCAATATACTTATGGTAGGTTTTTTTATTGCCTTAGGCCTTATCGTAGCCGGAATGATTTTTGGCTTTAATCTTGGACTTGCATTTAGTGCCGGAATGGTGGTTCTAGCAGCAGGATCCATACTATACCAAACATCCAATCTTGTACATAAATACAGTACAGATCAACATGTAGGCGCCTCACTAGGTCTATTTGCATCATTGATGCTGTTATTTTGGTACTTACTGAGTATATTTTCTAGAGATTAG